In a genomic window of Opisthocomus hoazin isolate bOpiHoa1 chromosome 19, bOpiHoa1.hap1, whole genome shotgun sequence:
- the LOC142363630 gene encoding olfactory receptor 14J1-like, with amino-acid sequence MSNGSSTTKFMLLAFTDSWQLQLLHFCLFLGIYLAALLNNGLIITAIACDHRLHTPMYFFLLNLAVIDLGSISNVLPKAMANSLWDSRVISYAGCAAQVFLFVLLVGAEYCLLTIMAYDRYVAICRPLHYGTLLGSRACVHMAAAAWGSAFINALLHTANTFSMPLCKGNAVEQFFCEIPQILKLSCSHSYLREAGVVMLSVSLVFGCSVFIVLSYVQIFRAVLRIPSEEGWHKAFSTCLPHLAVVSLFISTAVFAYLKTPSISSPSLDVVVAILYSVVPPAVNPLIYSMRNQELKDALKKLIQSAILPLQ; translated from the coding sequence atgtccaatggcagctCCACCACGAAGTTTATGCTCCTTGCCTTCACGGATTCGTggcagctgcagctcttgcacttctgtctcttcctgggcatctacctggctgccctcctgaacaacggcctcatcatcaccgccatagcctgcgaccaccgcctccacacccctatgtacttcttcctcctcaaccttgCCGTCATTGACCTGGGATCCATCTCCAAtgttctccccaaagccatggccaattccctctgggactccagggTCATCTCCTACGCAGGATGTGCTGCACAAGTCTTTCTGTTTGTCCTCTTGGTTGGAGCAGagtattgtcttctcaccatcatggcctacgaccgctatgttgccatctgcagacccctgcactacgggaccctcctgggcagcagagcttgtgtccacatggcagcagctgcctggggcagtgcttttatcaatgctctcctgcacactgccaatacattttccatgcccctctgcaagggcaacgCTGTGGAGCAGTTCTTCTgcgaaatcccccagatcctcaagctctcctgctcacactcctacctcagggaagctggGGTTGTTATGCttagtgtttctttagtttttgggtgttctgttttcattgtgctgtcctatgtgcagatcttcagggccgtgctgaggatcccctctgaggagggatggcacaaagccttttccacgtgcctccctcacctggctgtggtctccctgtttatcagcactgcagtgtttgcctacctgaagactccctccatctcctccccttccctggaTGTGGTGGTGGCTATTCTGTattcagtggttcctccagcagtgaaccctctcatctacagcatgaggaaccaggagctcaaagacgccctgaagaagctcattcaatcagcaaTTCTTCCGCtacaataa
- the LOC142363678 gene encoding olfactory receptor 14A16-like, with protein sequence MANETSVTEFLLLAFADTRELQLLHFWLFLGIYLAALLSNGLIITAIACDHRLHTPMYFFLLNLSLLDLASISTTVPKSMANSLRDTRAVSYSGCSTQFFFFSLLISAEFFLLTIMAYDRYVAICKPLHYGTLLGIRACVHMAAAAWGTGFLYAVLHTANTFSIPFCQGNAVDQFFCEIPQILKLSCSDAYLRETGLVMFNAFVFWCCFVFIVLSYVQIFRAVLRIPSEQGQHKAFSTCLPHLAVFSLFISTGTFAYLKPPSISSPSLDVVVAVLYSVVPPAVNPLIYSMRNQELKASIRKVISEMLLICHKFSITLWECLSWLMPITGPRNVTPKGLFLLGIGRVNLLVPLEAVRDQGLESELTRWCVVTVEMGNGQCPVQSWSHYRFGNFSLGYLHILVSSSSSQPRINLAGNACHLGLKWHHCWATLAPLALQDLTTQKLPSAPLQLSMQFGLFSGGFTREQGLPRDTVIALQPSHLVSLMTSQLKVADKNVSDFDQMTLQSKSLLAVTMRLLQNRGGGVIERFSVGSWFLSKPNQNRQQSVFRVSAGRDQTLLYWSFTSPGQDNFLGMFLRLLLERVLRLQALT encoded by the exons ATGGCCAATGAAACTTCTGTCACTGAGTTCCTCCTCCtagcattcgcagacacacgggagctgcagctcttgcacttctggctcttcctgggcatctacctggctgccctcctcagcaacggcctcatcatcaccgctatagcctgtgaccaccgtctccacacacccatgtacttcttcctcctcaacctctccctccttgacctggcctccatctccaccactgtgcccaaatccatggccaactCTCTCCGGGACACCAGAGCCGTTTCCTACTCAGGATGTTCtacacagttttttttcttttcccttttgatatcagcagaattttttcttctcaccatcatggcctatgaccgctatgttgccatttgcaaacccctgcactatgggaccctcctgggaatcagagcttgtgtccacatggcagcagctgcctggggcactggaTTCCTctatgctgtgctgcacactgccaacacATTTTCTATACCTTTCTGccaaggcaatgctgtggaccagttcttctgtgaaatcccccagatcctcaagctctcctgctcagatgcctacctcagggaaaCTGGTCTTGTCATGTTTAATGCATTTGTATTttggtgctgttttgttttcattgtgctgtcctatgtgcagatcttcagggctgtgctgaggatcccctctgagcagggacagcacaaagccttttccacgtgcctccctcacctggccgtgttctccctgtttatcagcactggcacatttgcctacctgaagcccccctccatctcctccccatccctggatgtggtggtggctgttctgtactcggtggttcctccagcagtgaaccccctcatctacagcatgaggaatcaGGAGCTGAAGGCATCCATCAGAAAAGTTATTTCAGAGATGCTTCTCATTTGCCATAAATTTTCCATCACTCTTTGGGAATGCCTCTCATG GCTGATGCCAATAACAGGCCCAAGAAATGTCACACCAAAGGGCCTATTTCTCCTTGGAATTGGAAGAGTAAATCTTCTGGTCCCATTGGAAGCTGTTAGAGACCAAGGGTTGGAGTCTGAACTCACCCGTTGGTGCGTGGTGACCGTGGAGATGGGGAATGGTCA GTGTCCTGTCCAGTCTTGGAGCCACTACCGTTTTGGCAACTTCAGCCTTGGGTATCTCCACATCCTGGTGTCCTCCTCTTCCAGCCAGCCCCGCATAAATTTGGCCGGCAACGCAT GTCATCTGGGCCTCAAATGGCATCACTGCTGGGCTACCCTGGCACCACTGGCCTTGCAAGACTTGACGACGCAGAAGCTCCCCAGTGCTCCCCTCCAGTTGTCCATGCAGTTTGGCCTTTTCTCAG GTGGCTTCACCCGAGAGCAGGGCCTCCCCAGGGACACAGTCATTGCTCTGCAGCCTTCCCATCTGGTGTCCTTGATGACCTCGCAAC TTAAAGTCGccgataaaaatgtttctgactttgatcaaatgacTTTGCAaagtaaatccttacttgct GTGACTATGAgactgttacaaaa tcgaggagggggagtgatagagaggTTTTCGGTGGGCTCCTGGTTTTTATCCAAGCCAAATCAAAACAGACAGCAATCAGTTTTCagag TGAGtgcaggcagagaccagacccttCTCTACTGGTCCTTCACGTCTCCTGGGCAA GACAATTTCCTGGGCATGTTCTTGAGACTACTGTTAGAAAGAGTCCTAAGACTTCAGGCACTAACTTGA